The following DNA comes from Pseudomonadota bacterium.
AGTAAATATCCCATCAATCTGAGTTTCTTAATAGCTTCTTTCGTTTTTCTCATCCCAATACCTGGAAATCGATGGTGAAACTCGACGAGAATCTGCTTGGGTCTGATGTTGGAATTCTCTAAGTCTCCTATTACATTATATTCGGCACCTTCAATGTCCATTTTCAGAATATCAACATTGTTGTGCCCCAGTTCATTCATTATGGTGACAAGCCTCTTCACCGGCACAGTTATGACTTTGCCCATAGTTGAGGGTCTGTCAAGCATAGTATGAGATACATGTTCAGGATTTTCGGGTGGATGAAAAGAAGCCAAACCGTCAAATGCGGCAATTCCGAACTCATGCATGATGAACTTGCTTGGAAACCTTTGCTTATCTACCCACTCAATTGACCTTGGTGTCGGGTCGAACGCATGAATGGTAATACCATATCTCTCTATCAATTCAATATCGAATGATGCATCCTCTCCCACACCGAACGAATAAACGACCGAATCAGCATCGATACCGTTCGCAGCAACGTCCCAACCGCCGTACTCCTGCGATCCAAACCTCTTTTTTTCACACCATATTTCAGGCTGTATGAATATACTGTTACCTTGGGCAATTTCAAGGTATCTTTTCAGTCTTGCCACGTGTCTTCTTTTGATTTTCTTCATGCCTGTCATGCCACTACTCTTCAAATTCTCTATCAGTGTTCTCATGTTCCTTTTTCTCAATACGGTAATACCACCAACCAACTCCAGCAGGCTATTCGCCCAGGTGTCGGGCGTGTATCCTACTATTAGATTTTGACCCTTGCGGCCCATCTCAAGGCGTTCGTCGTCAGACAGCGAAGCCACCTTTTTCATCAGCATTGTAAGTTCGCTGGTGTCGTTGGGATCGAACACGAACCCGTTCTCGCCGTGCTCGACCAGGTCCGGCACACAGCCGCAGCGATTCGAGACGATCACCGGCGTTCCCGCGGCCATCGCCTCGTTGACGACCAAGCCCCACGGCTCGGACAGACTCGGCAGCAGCATGCACCCGGCGCGCTGATAGACCTCGGGAAGGGCGTCGTAGCCCAGAAAGCCGGGGAAGATCACCTTTCCCGCGTTGAGTCGCGCCGCCCTGGCGCGAACCTCGGCGTCCTGCGGCCCTGACCCGCACATCACCAGGGGCCAGGGGGCGGGGTTTGAGTTTCGGCAGTAATCCTCGTACGCGTCCAGCATCGCCGGCAAGTTTTTCTCGGGCGAGAATCGGGTGACCGACAGAAAGTACGGACCCTGGGGCAAAGCCGGGTTCGAGAGTTCGCGCGGAGCGGCGAAGTGATCGTTGTCCACCACGTTGCCGCAGACCTGTATTCGCTCTTCCTTGACACCTAATTTCAATAAGTACTCCTTGCTTCGCTGCCCGGTGCAAGCAACACCATCGAACAGGCTGCGAAGCAAGAAGCTCTTTGCTGTTTCTACCGACCGCTTCCTGGGGTGATCCAGTTCTGTCGTAACAAACGTGGTCAGGGACGTTTTTCGTGTGACCCGCGCCCACGCCGCGGAAACCCTGTCCCATTGATTGGAGTAGCCTGTTACCACCACGACATCGGGCCGGATTTTAGCGAGTTGCCGCATCATGCGCAACGTCACCAGCGACCCGGGCAAATCTTCCATCACCGCATTTTCAAAGAGGGTTATGCGCTTATAGTTGGTGTCATCCGTCCTATTCCACGGATACCTCCCCATCTTCGAGGCGACTTCGATGACATCGAGATCAATATCTTCCGCAGCCGCAAGCTTGCTGTACCTAGCATGATGATATGGACCAACGTTAGGTATTGACCATGCGATCTTCATTATTGATCTCCGTGTCCGATGCTTTCTCAACCGATGCTACTGATTCCTTGTCATACAAACCCACGAGGTACCAGACAACAACAAAACTAGTTCCTGGTCCGTAAGGATGTGCATATTCCAACGAACTGGTGATCAATCCCATCAGCAGCAGCCACAGTGCCGCCCTTGCATAGCTATGAGTAATTTTCGTGATTCTCAATACTCTATTGCCGCAATACACCCACAAGTACAGATAAAGCAGGATCAAAGGAAGCCCGCCCAATAATCCCCACTTCGCTAATTCGTTTATTGCATAGGCATGAGGCAGACCTCGTTCTTTAGATCGGTATTCATGGCTTCCGAAAGCGATATTTCTGGCAATACTATCAACTGCTGTTACTGCCACTTCCAATCTGCCCGAGCTGAAATAGTCCAAGTCACCTGAAACGCGCCCTACAATAATAGACTCCTTCACGAACTCGACCGGCTCATATGTGTAGCCCAATGCGATGCTCGAAGCGAGAATTCCTCCAGAAACAACGTAAAGAAGTGCCAGCCTTCCCTGGTATCGCCCTCGGAACACAGATAGAACCAAGTACAATAAAGAAACAACAAAGAAGGCCAGCAAGCCGGCCCTGTTTCTGATCGAAGCAAGCGCTGCCACCGCTGCCCCTATCAATGCAAGGTGTATCGATATGCTCAACAACTTGCTTGATGTTATCCTTTCGAACATCATGAACACAGACAGGACCGCGGCCACGGCAATCGTCGGCCCAAGCTGGTTCTTTCCCGCAACCAGGTACTGCGCCGAAATCATCAGCCCGGTGCCATGAAAGAATGCCGACGCGAGTCCTACAGAAACCGCAGCTATGACGTACAAGTAGATGTACGCAACAAGCCACTTTCCATCCAGTCTGACGACGTTTGAGATGAACAAGACACCCGTCGGAACTAACAGATGTTGCACATAGTAAATGCTAGGCGTTTCGGACTCGATCGAGTAGAGAAGTGTCCCTATTGTCGAGAAGGCCACTGCAGTAAGCATGACTTTCAGAAGCGGACTTGGTCGTTTCAACCTAAGGATGCTAAAAGCAAGCAGCAAACCGAATACAGAATATGTTCCAATACTAAAAGAAGAAAAGATCATTTCCTCGGAAATAAAGAACTGAGATACCACGGCATTCAATGTACCCACCAGCAGAAGAACCTTGGGAACGATGCCGACTCCGCCAGTGCTGCCTTTTATCATATTTTCGTATAAAACGAACAGAAGTTAGAAATTAGAAGTTTTGCTGTAACGCATTATAAACGGTCTTTTGCATTGGTATCGAATTAGGAAGAAGAGAACGATATTGCTGAGGTATACAACACACTTCATTATCGGTGAAAAAAAGTAGACGTCCTATGCAAAAATGCTAGTTTGAAAATCGATTTTAAAAATACAGATGGTTTGTCCATCGACAAATTAAGAGAATATTTGAGCACACTAACAATCATAGCAATTTCAACCACAATGAAACCCAAAAGCACCATATAAAGACGGTACTTCAATCCCAACAACGAAATAACAAGACCAAAAACAGCCACAATTGAATACAACACCGTCAGCCGCTGGTGCCTGTTGATCGCCGAAGGCACCACGAAGCTCGTGTACCAGAGGCTCCGGAGCAACACCAGGCCCAGGAACCCCCAGAACAGCGCCATGTCCAGCTCCACCTTCCCCTGCGTCCACTTCCCGAACACCCACGGCCCGAAGATCGCCAACCCCCCCACCGCCACCAACCCCAACCAGAACGATGCCTGGCAGGATACTCGATGAAGCTTCCGAAGCAGCTCCATATTCCCCGCCCCCCAGGCCATCGACACCTCCGGGTAGAACGCCTGGTTCACCAGGTCGAACACCCGCGTCACGAGGTTGGTCAGCGTCCGCAGCGAGCTGAACAGCACCACCGCCACCGGCCCGATGATCACCCCGATGCCGATGACGACCCCCTGGTTGATGACCGTCTGGCCCGCCGGCATGGCAACGAACGACAGCGACGGCGACAGGATGCGCTTGAGCTCCGTCCTGTTCGCGTGCCGCGCGCCGAGCTTGAGCCACGGCACCACGACCCTCAAGTCGACCATCATCGTCAGCGCCGCCGCCACCCGGACCGCCAGCATCGCCAGCGCCGCGACGAACGGGCCCTCGCCCGAGAGCAGCACCGCCACGAGCGCCCCGAAGTCGGCCAAGAGCGCCGCGTTCGAGTACACGATGCCGCGGTGGTACCTGCCCTCGCATCGGTACCCCGCCATGAAGAGCCCCATCAGGAACCCGATGACCACGTAGGCCACGAAGACGAGCACGACGAGCCGCAGCTCGTTGCCCGTGATCCGGGACAGGCCCATCCAGCCCTCGAGCGGCAACACCCAGGCCACGACGGACGCGAGCCCGACCAGCACGACGGAGATCAGTCCGATCGCCACCGCGGTCGTCTGGTAGGTCGAGAGCGCCTTGTCCCGCTCTTCCCGCGCCACGAACATCGTCATCTCGTTCGCCGCCGCCTGCGCAAAGCCCAGGTTCCCGAGCGAGAAGTACGCGAGCAGCGAGTAGAGGATGAGCCACTCGCCGTACATCTCCGTGCTCCACGCGTGCAGGAAGAGCGGAACGGAGACGAACCGCACCAGCGTGACGATCATCATCTCCAGCGACTTCGCGGCGCCGACCTTCAGGATGCGTGAACGGATTGACATCGTTCTTTGGTCAGAAGACTCAGTGGTGTTCAGGTTCGAGGGAGTTACTTGTGGTCATCTATTCGGGAACAGGTCAGGAGCTCCAGTGTCTACGGAGCATCGGTGGTGACATCACCCGCCTCCGCCTTCCTCGACTTCCTGGACCTGTTCAACACGTCCTTGTTGAACTGCCCCATGATGTCGTTCTGACCGTAGAACGCGATCTTCCCCACCTTGTTCAGCTCCTCGATGCGCTTGAGCAGCCGCCCCTTGATCTCGTAGATCTCCTGCGTCTCCCGCGGCACGGTCGCCACCGAGACCTCCTGCGTCGCCTGGGATCCGTCCAGGCTCGCGCGCGCCGCCTTCATCAG
Coding sequences within:
- a CDS encoding FkbM family methyltransferase; this encodes MKIAWSIPNVGPYHHARYSKLAAAEDIDLDVIEVASKMGRYPWNRTDDTNYKRITLFENAVMEDLPGSLVTLRMMRQLAKIRPDVVVVTGYSNQWDRVSAAWARVTRKTSLTTFVTTELDHPRKRSVETAKSFLLRSLFDGVACTGQRSKEYLLKLGVKEERIQVCGNVVDNDHFAAPRELSNPALPQGPYFLSVTRFSPEKNLPAMLDAYEDYCRNSNPAPWPLVMCGSGPQDAEVRARAARLNAGKVIFPGFLGYDALPEVYQRAGCMLLPSLSEPWGLVVNEAMAAGTPVIVSNRCGCVPDLVEHGENGFVFDPNDTSELTMLMKKVASLSDDERLEMGRKGQNLIVGYTPDTWANSLLELVGGITVLRKRNMRTLIENLKSSGMTGMKKIKRRHVARLKRYLEIAQGNSIFIQPEIWCEKKRFGSQEYGGWDVAANGIDADSVVYSFGVGEDASFDIELIERYGITIHAFDPTPRSIEWVDKQRFPSKFIMHEFGIAAFDGLASFHPPENPEHVSHTMLDRPSTMGKVITVPVKRLVTIMNELGHNNVDILKMDIEGAEYNVIGDLENSNIRPKQILVEFHHRFPGIGMRKTKEAIKKLRLMGYLLFSVSNEEEYCFLRRDIYEGMAIRY